The Euphorbia lathyris chromosome 4, ddEupLath1.1, whole genome shotgun sequence genomic interval ATTGTGCTTGCGCTTTCGCTTTTATCTCATCCTTTTACTCTCTTCGTTCTCTTGTCTCTACTCGGAGCTTGGGTTTACCTTTACCTGTTTCGGCCGTCGGATCAGCCTCTTGTGATTCTGGGACGAACGTTTTCTGAACGGGAAACCCTAGGTGTGTTGGTTGTTTTGACTATTGTTGTGGTGTTCTTGACTAGCGTTGGATCGCTTTTGATATCGGCGTTGATGATTGGATTGGGAATTGTGTGCGCACACGGTGCATTTAGGATGCCGGAGGATCTGTTCCTTGACGACCAAGAGCCTGCAAATACTGGATTCCTTTCGTTCCTTGGTGGCGCTGCCTCTTCTGCTGCCGCGGCTGCAGCTCCAGCCGTTGCCTCCCGTGTTTAAAACACGGAGAAACCCACTTGTACGGCTTCTCTCTCTTTGAATAGTGTTTTCTTTTAGAATTTCTTCTGAGCAAAAGGATGAAGATTCAATCTATTTTTTATCTGATTCGAAAGCAATTAAGTTAGAAATTTTGTAGATTAATCTGAGATTTGATGCAATCTTAGATCTGATTAATTGATTCGCACTGTAATTTGGATTTCATATTGTCAAGTATATGCAAGATGTTCTAGTTCGATATTGTTTTTCTCTGTTGCTAAAACATTTTTACTGATTGGTTTGCGTATGGACAACAAGCTATTATGCGAATGCAATAGAAATTTTTTTATAGCTCAGGCAATGTAACTAAGTTATTGAATTGTGGATGAATGGGAATTTTGTGCTTTCTTCATGCTTCTTAATTCCGGAAATTTGGATATTTTTTCATTATTTCGTTGGTTATCTTTGGTGAAAGAATCAATGTATGCTAATAATAGGGTAGATGGGTCTTAATGAGTTGAACTTGATTAAAGGTCAAATTGGGCGTTCAAGTTTCATGATATGATCAAATTAATCGTTAATGaactttctatttctttttttcaaATTGAAACCAGCCCTTTGTGATGTTTGAGTTTGATATGTTTTGATTGGATTTTGGTGAAATCTCCGGCTTCCATTCTGTGTAGATCTACTTGTTGCTGTGTAGACTTCCATTCTGTGTAGATCTACTTGTTGCTGTGTAGACGTGCTTACTAATTGAACATTCTGTTCTGTGTAGATCTATACCTTGCTTGTTAAAGAATCAAGTTGACTTCTAATACTATTTTAGACCTATCCGTTGCTTGTTAATCCTGTTTTTTGCAAGTAGTTCTGTTCAATAACATGTAAGTAATGTCCATTTTGGCTCAAGTCCAATTCCATGTGTCTCACAGCTTTACAACACGTCTACCTGTATTGGAAACACACCTTACTAAATATAGTCTAATTACTCCGTCTTTATTTTCGATGTGgtattcatttcattttttctCTCCATTGTCATCCTTTATGGTTTAATTGGATGGAAGGGTTTTGGTGGGTTAGTAAAGGAAAGGTTTGAAAGGGTTAATAATAATctttataaaatagaaataagTTTGTGTAACTCTTGCTAATCCTTCCTTTACTAACTCCCCAACacccttcatccaatcaaagTCTTAGGACTACTTCTTGTTTAGGTGTTCCACTCCGGCAAAACTTAGTCGTCATAAG includes:
- the LOC136227463 gene encoding PRA1 family protein B3-like, with the translated sequence MAAPPTIPISSTQSQSQSQPPIATYAFRAFASRLLSSIRHAFSQRRPWLELVDRNSMARPDNLSDAASRIRKNMSYFKVNYVTLLVIVLALSLLSHPFTLFVLLSLLGAWVYLYLFRPSDQPLVILGRTFSERETLGVLVVLTIVVVFLTSVGSLLISALMIGLGIVCAHGAFRMPEDLFLDDQEPANTGFLSFLGGAASSAAAAAAPAVASRV